In the genome of Dasypus novemcinctus isolate mDasNov1 chromosome 30, mDasNov1.1.hap2, whole genome shotgun sequence, one region contains:
- the RAD23A gene encoding UV excision repair protein RAD23 homolog A, giving the protein MAVTITLKTLQQQTFKIRMEPDETVKVLKEKIEAEKGRDAFPVAGQKLIYAGKILSDDVPIRDYRIDEKNFVVVMVTKAKAGSGTSAPPETSPTTAPESATFPPAPASGMSHPPPTTREDKSPSEESVLTTSPESISGSVPSSGSSGREEDAASTLVTGSEYETMLTEIMSMGYERERVVAALRASYNNPHRAVEYLLTGIPGSPEPEHSSVQESQVSEQPATEAGENPLEFLRDQPQFQNMRQVIQQNPALLPALLQQLGQENPQLLQQISRHQEQFIQMLNEPPGELADISDVEGEVGAIGEEAPQMNYIQVTPQEKEAIERLKALGFPESLVIQAYFACEKNENLAANFLLSQNFDDE; this is encoded by the exons ATGGCCGTCACCATCACGCTCAAAACGCTGCAGCAGCAGACCTTCAAGATCCGCATGGAGCCTGACGAGACG GTGAAGGTATTAAAGGAGAAGATAGAAGCCGAGAAAGGCCGAGATGCCTTCCCCGTGGCTGGACAGAAGCTCATCTACGCTGGCAAGATCTTGAGCGACGACGTCCCCATCAGGGACTATCGCATCGATGAGAAGAACTTTGTGGTTGTCATGGTGACCAAG GCCAAAGCTGGCTCCGGCACCTCGGCACCCCCAGAGACGTCACCCACCACTGCCCCGGAGTCCGCCACCTTCCCTCCCGCCCCTGCCTCCGGCATGTCCCACCCCCCACCGACCACCAGAGAGGACAAGAGCCCATCGGAGGAATCAGTCCTCACCACGTCCCCGGAGTCCATCTCGGG CTCTGTTCCCTCTTCAGGTAGCAGCGGGCGAGAGGAAGACGCGGCCTCCACGCTAG TGACTGGCTCTGAGTACGAAACGATGCTGACAGAGATCATGTCCATGGGCTACGAGCGGGAGCGGGTCGTGGCTGCCCTGAGAGCCAGCTACAACAACCCCCACCGGGCCGTGGAGTACCTGCTCACG GGAATTCCGGGGAGCCCCGAACCAGAGCACAGCTCCGTCCAGGAGAGCCAGGTGTCAGAGCAGCCGGCTACAGAAGCAG GAGAGAACCCCCTGGAGTTCCTGCGGGACCAGCCTCAGTTCCAGAACATGCGGCAAGTGATCCAGCAGAACCCGGCGCTGCTGCCCGCCCTGCTCCAGCAGCTGGGCCAGGAGAACCCACAGCTCTTGCAG CAAATCAGCCGGCACCAGGAGCAGTTCATCCAGATGCTGAACGAGCCCCCTGGGGAGCTGGCCGACATCTCGGACGTGGAGGGCGAGGTGGGTGCCATCGGCGAGGAGGCCCCCCAGATGAACTACATCCAGGTCACGCCCCAGGAGAAAGAAGCCATAGAGAGG TTAAAGGCCCTGGGTTTCCCAGAAAGCCTGGTAATCCAGGCCTACTTCGCCTGTGAAAAAAACGAGAACTTGGCTGCCAACTTCCTCCTGAGTCAGAACTTTGACGACGAGTGA
- the FARSA gene encoding phenylalanine--tRNA ligase alpha subunit: MADGPVAELLLRRLEATDGGLDSAELAGELGVEHQVVVGAVKSLQALGEVIEAELRSSKHWELTPEGEEIAREGSHEARVFRSVPPEGLAQSELMRLPSGKVGFSKAMSNKWIRVDKSAADGPRVFRVADTIEDEVRRRLLLVQGREAEKLGEKERSELRKRKLLTEVTLKTYWVSKGSAFSTSISKQEAELSSEMISSGSWRDRPFKPYNFSARGVLPDSGHLHPLLKVRSQFRQIFLEMGFTEMPTDNFIESSFWNFDALFQPQQHPARDQHDTFFLRDPAEALQLPTDYVQRVKRTHSQGGYGSQGYKYTWKLDEARKNLLRTHTTAASARALYRLAQKKPFTPVKYFSIDRVFRNESLDATHLAEFHQIEGVVADHGLSLGHLMGVLREFFSKLGITQLRFKPAYNPYTEPSMEVFSYHQGLKKWVEVGNSGLFRPEMLLPMGLPENVSVIAWGLSLERPTMIKYGINNIRELVGHKVNLQMVYDSPLCRLDAEPQAPRLQEAA; the protein is encoded by the exons ATGGCGGACGGGCCGGTGGCCGAGCTGCTGCTGCGGCGGCTGGAGGCCACCGACGGCGGCCTGGACAGCGCGGAGCTGGCGGGCGAGCTGGGCGTGGAGCACCAGGTCGTGGTGGGCGCCGTGAAGAGCTTGCAGGCGCTGGGCGAG GTCATCGAGGCCGAGCTGCGCTCCTCCAAGCACTGGGAGCTCACCCCCGAGGGCGAAGAGATTGCCCGGGAGGGTAGCCACGAGGCCCGGGTGTTCCGGAGCGTCCCCCCCGAGGGCCTAGCCCAGAGTGAGCTCATG AGGCTGCCCAGCGGCAAAGTGGGGTTCAGCAAGGCCATGTCCAACAAGTGGATCCGGGTGGACAAGAGCGCGGCCGACGGGCCCCGGGTCTTCCGAGTG GCCGACACCATCGAGGACGAGGTCCGCCGGCGGCTCCTGCTGGTCCAGGGCAGGGAGGCCGAGAAGCTGGGCGAGAAGGAAAGGAGCGAGCTCAGGAAGAGGAAGCTCCTGACTGAAGT GACCCTGAAGACCTACTGGGTAAGCAAAGGCAGTGCCTTCAGCACCAGCATCTCCAAGCAGGAGGCAGAGCTGAGCTCCGAGATGATCTCCAG CGGCTCCTGGCGGGACCGGCCGTTCAAGCCCTACAACTTCTCGGCCCGCGGCGTCCTCCCCGACAGCGGCCACCTGCACCCCCTGCTCAAAGTCCGCTCCCAGTTCCGGCAGATCTTCCTGGAGATGGG GTTCACCGAGATGCCGACCGACAACTTCATCGAGAGCTCCTTCTGGAACTTCGACGCGCTCTTCCAGCCCCAGCAGCACCCGGCGCGCGACCAGCATGACACCTTCTTCCTGCGAG ACCCAGCCGAGGCCCTCCAGCTCCCAACGGACTACGTTCAGCGGGTCAAGCGGACCCACTCTCAGGGTGGCTACGGTTCCCAGGG GTACAAGTACACCTGGAAGCTGGACGAGGCCCGCAAGAACCTGCTGCGCACGCACACCACGGCGGCCAGCGCCCGCGCCCTCTACCGCCTGGCCCAGAAG AAGCCCTTCACGCCCGTCAAGTACTTCTCCATCGACCGCGTGTTCCGGAACGAGAGCCTGGACGCCACGCACCTGGCCGAGTTCCACCAGATCGAGGGCGTCGTGGCCGACCACGGCCTCTCGCTGGGCCACCTCATGGGCGTCCTCCGGGAGTTCTTCAGCAAGCTGG GCATCACCCAGCTGCGCTTCAAGCCGGCCTACAACCCCTACACGGAGCCCAGCATGGAGGTGTTCAGCTACCACCAAG gCCTGAAGAagtgggtggaggtggggaacTCCGGGCTCTTCCGCCCCGAGATGCTgctgcccatggggctccccgaGAACGTGTCGGTCATCGCCTGGGGTCTCTCGCTGGAGCG CCCGACGATGATCAAATACGGCATCAACAACATCAGGGAGCTGGTGGGCCACAAGGTGAACCTGCAGATGGTGTACGACAGCCCCCTGTGCCGCCTGGACGCCGAGCCGCAGGCGCCACGGCTGCAGGAGGCGGCGTGA
- the GADD45GIP1 gene encoding large ribosomal subunit protein mL64, producing MAAPVAGARGLLRLAAVLGPGARGYRAPPPPRRSPGPWWPDPENPLTPRWQLGPRHAAKQFARHGAASGVAAGALWPSREQLCKLEAEEREWEPSLAAMQESLRARQLAEERERQAREQHIAECMAKMPKMIEDWRRQKQERWEKAQAEKERRARLQAEAQERLGYQVDPRSARFQELLQDMEKEQRKRLKEEKQRKKKEARAAALAAAQDPAASEAPGS from the exons atggcggcgcccGTGGCAGGGGCGCGGGGCCTGCTCCGTCTCGCCGCGGTGCTCGGCCCGGGCGCCCGCGGTTACCGGGCGCCGCCGCCCCCGCGCCGCTCGCCGGGCCCCTGGTGGCCGGACCCGGAGAACCCGCTGACCCCGCGTTGGCAGCTCGGGCCGCGCCACGCGGCCAAGCAGTTCGCGCGGCACGGCGCCGCCTCCGGGGTGGCCGCCGGGGCGCTGTGGCCGTCGCGGGAGCAGCTGTGCAAGCTGGAGGCCGAGGAGCGCGAGTGGGAGCCGAGCCTGGCGGCCATGCAGGAGTCGCTGCGGGCGCGGCAGCTGGCCGAGGAGCGGGAGCGGCAGGCCAG GGAGCAGCACATTGCAGAGTGCATGGCCAAGATGCCCAAGATGATCGAGGACTGGCGGCGGCAGAAGCAGGAGCGCTGGGAGAAGGCGCAGGCTGAGAAGGAGCGGCGGGCGCGGCTGCAGGCGGAAGCCCAGGAGCGCCTGGGCTACCAGGTGGACCCGCGGAGTGCCCGCTTCCAGGAGCTCCTGCAGGACATGGAGAAGGAGCAGCGCAAGCGTCTCAAggaggagaaacagaggaagaagaaggaggcaCGAGCTGCCGCGCTGGCTGCTGCCCAGGACCCAGCAGCCTCTGAGGCCCCCGGCTCCTGA
- the CALR gene encoding calreticulin: MLLSVPLLLGLLGLAAAEPIVYFKEQFLDADGWTNRWIASKHKSDFGKFVLSSGKFYGDEEKDKGLQTSQDARFYALSARFEPFSNKQQTLVVQFTVKHEQNIDCGGGYVKLFPDGLDQTDMHGDSEYNIMFGPDICGPGTKKVHVIFNYKGKNVLINKDIRCKDDEFTHLYTLIVRPDNTYEVKIDNSQVESGSLEDDWDFLPPKKIKDPDASKPEDWDERAKIDDPTDSKPEDWDKPEHIPDPDAKKPEDWDEEMDGEWEPPVIQNPEYKGEWKPRQMDNPDYKGKWIHPEIDNPEYSPDANIYAYDSFGVLGLDLWQVKSGTIFDNFLITNDEAYAEEFGNETWGATKAAEKLMKDKQDEEQRLKDEEEEKKHKEEEAAEDKDEDDEDDEDKEEDDEDKEEDEEEDAAAGQTKDEL, encoded by the exons ATGCTTCTCTCCGTGCCCCTGTTGCTCGGCCTCCTCGGCCTGGCCGCCGCCGAGCCCATCGTCTACTTTAAGGAGCAGTTTCTGGACGCAG ACGGGTGGACCAACCGCTGGATCGCATCGAAACACAAGTCGGATTTTGGCAAATTCGTGCTCAGTTCTGGCAAATTCTACGGCGACGAGGAGAAAGATAAAG GGCTGCAGACAAGCCAGGACGCCCGCTTCTATGCCCTGTCGGCCCGATTCGAGCCTTTCAGTAACAAGCAGCAGACACTGGTGGTGCAGTTCACGGTCAAGCACGAGCAGAACATCGACTGCGGGGGCGGCTACGTGAAGCTGTTTCCGGATGGCTTGGACCAGACGGACATGCACGGCGACTCGGAATACAACATCATGTTCG GCCCTGACATCTGTGGTCCTGGCACCAAGAAGGTTCATGTCATCTTCAACTACAAGGGCAAGAACGTGCTGATCAACAAGGACATCCGTTGTAAG GACGACGAGTTCACACACCTGTACACGCTGATCGTGCGACCCGACAACACCTACGAGGTGAAGATTGACAACAGCCAGGTGGAGTCGGGCTCCCTGGAGGATGACTGGGACTTCCTGCCACCCAAGAAGATCAAGGACCCTGATGCATCCAAGCCGGAAGACTGGGATGAACGGGCCAAGATTGATGACCCCACGGACTCCAAGCCAGAG gactGGGACAAGCCCGAGCACATCCCCGACCCTGATGCTAAGAAGCCCGAGGACTGGGACGAAGAGATGGACGGAGAGTGGGAACCGCCGGTGATTCAGAACCCCGAGTACAAG GGCGAGTGGAAGCCCCGGCAGATGGACAACCCCGATTACAAAGGCAAGTGGATCCACCCCGAGATCGACAACCCCGAGTACTCTCCCGACGCCAACATCTACGCCTACGACAGCTTCGGCGTGCTGGGCCTGGACCTCTGGCAG GTCAAGTCCGGCACCATCTTTGACAACTTCCTCATCACCAACGACGAGGCGTATGCCGAGGAGTTTGGCAACGAGACCTGGGGCGCCACCAAG GCTGCAGAGAAGCTCATGAAGGACAAGCAGGACGAGGAGCAGAGGCTAAAGgacgaggaggaggagaagaaacacaaagaggagGAAGCGGCGGAGGACAAAGACGAGGACGACGAGGATGATGAGGACAAGGAGGAGGACGACGAGGACAAGGAGGAGGACGAGGAGGAAGACGCCGCTGCCGGCCAGACCAAGGACGAGCTGTAG